The following is a genomic window from Methylomarinum vadi.
CTTGTCCTTAGCGCCCGATGATGCCACCGGCTTATGGCTAGGCGGCATGGCCAAGGCCGAAATGGGCGAATATCAACAGGCCTTGCGCTATTGGCAGAAATTGGAGCCGAAGTTGGCAGGCAATCCCGAATCACTCAGGGAGGTGCAAGGCCTGATCGCCGCGTTGAAGGAGCGCATTGCCGAAACGGGCGGCCTTGAGACAGCGTCAGGGCAGACCGGGATCGAAGTCGAGGTCAAACTGGACGATTCCTTGTATGACAAGGTTCAAGCTGGCGACACCGTGTTTATCTACGCGCAGGCACTGAACGGCCCCAAGATGCCGCTGGCGATCGTGCGCAAGCGGGTCGCCGATTTGCCGTTGTCGGTGGAATTGAACGATGCGCTGGCGATGACGCCGGCAATGAAATTATCGGCCTTCGATAACGTTAAAGTGATCGCTCGAATCTCCAAGAGCGGCAATGCCATGCCGCAGCCCGGCGATTTGATCGGCTATGTCGATACGGCCGAACCGGGACAAGATCGTGCCGTAGTCATCACCATCAACCAGCAAGTGAAATAATGGATCAATCCATCGTATTCGACCTGGACCTGATCAACCGTTACAACACATCCGGTCCGCGCTATACCTCATACCCCACTGCGCTGGAGTTGCACGAAGGTTTCGACGATAGCGACTACCGCAAGCATATCACTCAGTCGAATGCCGCGGGCGGGCCGCTATCGCTGTATTTTCATATTCCGTTTTGCGATACGGTGTGCTATTACTGCGCCTGCAACAAGATCATCACGAAAAACCGCAAGCACGCCGAGCCCTATCTGGACAATTTATGCCGGGAAATCACCATGCAGGGCGAGCTGTTCGATCGTAGGCGCATCGTCAATCAATTGCATTGGGGCGGCGGCACGCCGACCTTTTTGAGTGCGGAGCAGATGCGGCGTTTAATGCGAACCACGCGCCAGCATTTCAACCTGCGCGACGACGATCAGGGCGAGTATTCGATCGAAGTCGACCCGCGCGAAACCGATGACAGAACCATCGCCGAATTGCGTCAATTGGGCTTCAATCGCATCAGCCTCGGGGTGCAGGACTTCGAGCCGGCCGTGCAGAAAGCGGTCAATCGTCTGCAGAGCAAGAAACAAACCTTCGCGGTATTGGAAGCGGCGCGCAAGGAAGGTTTTCGTTCCACCAACATCGATTTGATCTACGGTTTGCCTTTGCAAACGGTGGACAGCTTTGCCAATACCTTGGATCAAGTGTTGGAGCAATTGCCGGAACGCTTTTCGGTCTTCAATTACGCGCATTTGCCCAGCCGCTTCAAGACGCAACGGCAAATCAACGAGGCAGAATTGCCCAGCCCGCAAACCAAGCTGGACATCCTGCAGATGGTCGGACAGAAGTTGACCGAAGCCGGCTATGTCTACATTGGCATGGATCATTTTGCCCGTCCCGACGACGAGCTGGCGGTGGCCCAGCGCGAAGGCAAGCTGTATCGCAATTTCCAGGGGTATTCGACCCATTCCGATTGCGACTTGGTGGGACTGGGCATCACCTCGATAGGCCGTGTCGGCGACGCCTATATCCAGAACGTCAAAGACCTAGAGCGATACGGTGCACTGATCGACCAAGGCCGCCTGCCTGTATTCAAAGGCGTGGAGCTCGACGACGACGATAAGCTGCGCCGCGCGGTGATTACCCAACTGATATGTCATTTCGAATTGTCCTTCGTAACGATCGAACGACAATTCCCTATTGATTTCAAACACTATTTTGCCGGCGAACTAAACGGCCTCAAAGGCATGGAAGCGGACGGCCTGCTCACAATCGGCGCCGACCGTATTCAAGTACTGGCCCCGGGGCGTTTGTTGATCCGCAATATTTGCATGGTGTTCGACAAATATCTGGCGCGGAAACAGCAACAGTTTTCCAAGGTGATTTAGCAAGAGAGAAGCGATGGCTTTAGATAATAAACAAGCGTTGGATTTGGCCGGCGCCGGAAGGTGGGATGATGCGCATGAAATGGTGCAAGCTCATTCCGACAAATTGGCTTGCTTGATTCATGCCTATTTGCATCGCGTGGAAGGGGACCTCGGCAACGCGCGATATTGGTACAATCGGGCCCGTGAAGCGATGCCGGCGAACACGGAAGAACAGGAATTGGAG
Proteins encoded in this region:
- the hemN gene encoding oxygen-independent coproporphyrinogen III oxidase, whose product is MDQSIVFDLDLINRYNTSGPRYTSYPTALELHEGFDDSDYRKHITQSNAAGGPLSLYFHIPFCDTVCYYCACNKIITKNRKHAEPYLDNLCREITMQGELFDRRRIVNQLHWGGGTPTFLSAEQMRRLMRTTRQHFNLRDDDQGEYSIEVDPRETDDRTIAELRQLGFNRISLGVQDFEPAVQKAVNRLQSKKQTFAVLEAARKEGFRSTNIDLIYGLPLQTVDSFANTLDQVLEQLPERFSVFNYAHLPSRFKTQRQINEAELPSPQTKLDILQMVGQKLTEAGYVYIGMDHFARPDDELAVAQREGKLYRNFQGYSTHSDCDLVGLGITSIGRVGDAYIQNVKDLERYGALIDQGRLPVFKGVELDDDDKLRRAVITQLICHFELSFVTIERQFPIDFKHYFAGELNGLKGMEADGLLTIGADRIQVLAPGRLLIRNICMVFDKYLARKQQQFSKVI